A region from the Bradyrhizobium erythrophlei genome encodes:
- a CDS encoding PQQ-binding-like beta-propeller repeat protein: MKRSSAEIVREYGPFPGVERVGGVTYDGQQVWIAAGDRLNAFDPADGKTLRSIEVAAHAGTAFDGEHLFQIAEDRIQKIDPKSGRVLATIPAPGGGGDSGMAWAEGTLWVGQYRERKIHQVDPETGAILRTIESSRFVTGVTWVDGELWHGTWEGDESDVRHIDPQTGEVLERLEMPPGVAVSGLESDGGDRFFCGGGSSGKVRAVRRPKRGPAAAAADTTRK; this comes from the coding sequence ATGAAGCGATCATCGGCCGAAATCGTCAGGGAGTATGGACCCTTTCCGGGGGTCGAGCGTGTCGGTGGCGTCACCTATGACGGCCAGCAGGTGTGGATTGCAGCCGGCGACAGGCTGAACGCCTTCGATCCCGCCGATGGCAAGACGCTGCGCTCGATCGAGGTCGCCGCGCACGCCGGCACCGCCTTCGACGGGGAGCACCTGTTCCAGATCGCCGAGGACCGCATCCAGAAGATCGATCCGAAGTCGGGCCGTGTGCTCGCCACCATCCCCGCCCCCGGCGGCGGCGGCGATTCCGGCATGGCCTGGGCCGAAGGGACGCTCTGGGTGGGGCAATACCGCGAACGGAAGATCCATCAGGTCGATCCCGAAACCGGCGCAATCCTTCGCACCATCGAGTCCAGCCGCTTCGTCACGGGAGTCACCTGGGTCGACGGCGAACTCTGGCACGGCACCTGGGAAGGCGACGAGAGCGATGTAAGGCACATCGATCCGCAAACGGGCGAGGTGCTGGAGCGGCTCGAGATGCCGCCCGGGGTCGCCGTGTCCGGGCTCGAGTCCGATGGCGGCGACCGGTTTTTCTGCGGCGGCGGAAGCAGCGGCAAGGTGCGCGCCGTCCGCCGGCCGAAGCGAGGCCCTGCGGCGGCTGCCGCCGACACCACACGCAAATAG
- a CDS encoding helix-turn-helix domain-containing protein produces the protein MDSLITAAGRALAAGDPLGALKRVALRDDAPALALRGIAMAQLGDFVRAKALLKSAARVFGPKEAVARARCVVAEAEIALVSRDLGWPAKALDAARATLEAHGDRVNAAHARNLGVRRLLLIGRLDEAERALADHDPASFPPAFRAAHELVVAGIAMRRLRTRAARTALAFARHAARDANIPALTAEVETAALALDTPAARLIARGEERLLLLEEVEALLTSKALVIDACRYVVRDADTVVSLATRPVLFALVRALAEAWPGDVPRNTLVARAFRAKHADESHRARLRVEIGRLRAELRHLADVSATSQGFALAPRRAREIAVLAPPVEEPHAEVLAFLADGESWSSSALAIALGASPRTVQRALEELGAAGKVQWFGRGRARRWMTPLVPGFPTILLLPGPLPSD, from the coding sequence ATGGACTCGCTGATCACGGCCGCAGGCCGCGCACTCGCAGCGGGTGACCCGCTCGGCGCGCTGAAGCGGGTCGCGCTGCGCGACGACGCGCCCGCACTGGCGCTGCGCGGCATCGCGATGGCGCAGCTCGGGGATTTTGTCCGGGCCAAGGCGCTGCTGAAAAGCGCGGCGCGCGTGTTCGGCCCGAAGGAGGCCGTGGCGCGGGCGCGATGCGTGGTCGCCGAGGCCGAGATCGCGCTGGTCTCGCGCGATCTCGGCTGGCCCGCGAAGGCGCTCGACGCCGCGCGGGCGACGCTGGAGGCGCATGGCGACCGCGTCAACGCCGCGCATGCGCGCAATCTCGGCGTCCGGCGGTTGCTGCTGATCGGCCGTCTCGACGAGGCCGAGCGCGCGCTCGCCGATCACGACCCCGCCTCCTTCCCGCCCGCGTTCCGCGCCGCCCACGAACTGGTCGTTGCAGGCATCGCGATGCGGCGCCTGCGGACCAGGGCCGCGCGCACTGCGCTGGCCTTCGCCAGGCACGCCGCGCGCGATGCCAATATCCCCGCGCTGACGGCGGAGGTCGAAACCGCCGCCCTCGCCCTCGACACGCCAGCGGCGCGCCTGATAGCGCGTGGCGAGGAGAGGTTGCTCCTGCTCGAGGAGGTCGAGGCGCTGCTGACCTCGAAGGCGCTGGTGATCGACGCCTGCCGTTATGTCGTGCGCGACGCCGATACGGTGGTCTCGCTCGCGACGCGCCCGGTCTTGTTCGCGCTCGTACGCGCGCTCGCCGAAGCGTGGCCCGGCGACGTGCCTCGCAACACGCTGGTCGCCCGCGCCTTCCGGGCGAAGCACGCCGATGAATCGCATCGCGCGCGGTTGCGGGTCGAAATCGGCAGGCTTCGCGCCGAGTTACGACATCTGGCCGACGTCAGCGCCACCAGCCAGGGCTTTGCGCTGGCGCCGCGCCGCGCCCGCGAAATCGCCGTGCTGGCGCCGCCCGTCGAGGAGCCGCATGCGGAGGTGCTCGCCTTCCTTGCCGACGGTGAGTCGTGGTCGAGCTCGGCGCTGGCGATTGCGCTTGGCGCCAGCCCCCGCACCGTGCAGCGGGCGCTCGAGGAGCTGGGAGCGGCGGGCAAGGTGCAGTGGTTCGGCCGCGGCCGCGCGCGCCGCTGGATGACCCCGCTGGTGCCGGGATTCCCGACAATCTTGTTACTCCCCGGTCCGCTGCCGAGCGACTAG
- a CDS encoding DUF899 domain-containing protein translates to MTKHRTGTRQEWLAARLELLEAEKALTRQGDEVAQRRQELPWVRIDKDYVFDTDRGKQSLPDLFAGRSQLLVYHFMFGPDYKAGCPSCSAIADGFDGVVVHLANHDVMLSAVSRAPLAKLQAYKQRMGWKFPWASSFGNDFNFDFNIAFTEQQQRDGTIEYNYRRGGHAMDATQIPEPVAQFAATCGTDGLTYVRDRPGLSAFVREDGVVYHTYSSYARGVDGIWGMYQWLDRAPKGRNETGVWWRRHDEYDKR, encoded by the coding sequence ATGACGAAACACAGGACTGGAACACGTCAAGAGTGGCTGGCGGCCCGGCTGGAACTGCTCGAGGCCGAGAAGGCGCTGACGCGGCAGGGCGACGAAGTGGCCCAGCGGCGGCAGGAACTGCCCTGGGTTCGCATCGACAAGGACTATGTTTTCGACACCGACCGGGGAAAGCAGTCGCTGCCCGATTTGTTCGCGGGCCGCTCGCAGCTCCTCGTCTACCACTTCATGTTCGGGCCCGACTACAAGGCGGGCTGTCCGTCCTGCTCGGCGATCGCGGACGGGTTCGACGGCGTGGTCGTCCACCTCGCCAACCACGACGTCATGCTGTCGGCGGTATCGCGGGCGCCGCTTGCAAAACTGCAGGCCTACAAGCAGCGGATGGGGTGGAAATTTCCCTGGGCGTCGTCGTTCGGCAACGACTTCAACTTCGACTTCAACATCGCGTTCACCGAGCAGCAACAGCGCGATGGCACGATCGAGTACAACTACCGGCGCGGCGGCCACGCGATGGACGCGACACAGATCCCGGAGCCCGTCGCCCAGTTCGCGGCCACCTGCGGAACCGACGGGCTCACCTATGTGCGCGATCGGCCGGGCCTGAGCGCGTTCGTGCGCGAGGACGGCGTCGTCTATCACACCTATTCGAGCTATGCGCGCGGCGTGGACGGCATCTGGGGCATGTACCAATGGCTCGACCGCGCGCCCAAGGGGCGCAACGAGACCGGCGTGTGGTGGCGCCGCCATGATGAGTACGACAAGCGCTGA
- a CDS encoding Lin0512 family protein — protein MARVRCITEMGMGVDVHGKDATKAAKRAVSDAIRHSSLGFFRMLGKTAKDMFVDVTIAVPDPGAVDTAAVAKELPYGTVTVAAVKGGLEIPAEQGTDSILIANAAVIVSLDDGT, from the coding sequence ATGGCACGCGTGCGCTGTATCACCGAGATGGGCATGGGCGTTGATGTTCACGGAAAAGACGCCACCAAGGCGGCGAAGCGCGCGGTATCCGACGCCATCCGCCACAGTAGCCTCGGCTTCTTCCGGATGCTGGGCAAGACGGCGAAGGACATGTTCGTCGATGTCACCATCGCCGTGCCGGACCCCGGCGCGGTCGACACCGCGGCGGTCGCGAAGGAATTGCCTTACGGAACGGTGACCGTCGCCGCGGTCAAGGGCGGACTCGAAATTCCGGCCGAGCAGGGCACCGATTCCATCCTCATCGCCAATGCCGCCGTGATCGTGAGCCTGGACGATGGGACGTAG
- a CDS encoding glutathione S-transferase family protein, whose protein sequence is MPDLSAFPITARWPAKYPNRLQLYSLPTPNGVKVSIALEEIGLPYEVHLVDFNKDDQKTAEFLSLNPNGKIPAILDPDGPGGKPLGLFESGAILEYLAEKTGKLLPADAARRYGTIQWVHFQMGGIGPMFGQVGYFHKFAGKEIADKRPLERYVAESRRLLAVMEQHLARRQWFMDDDFTIADISMLGWVRNLIGFYGARELVGFDGFKSVSAWLDRGLARPAVQRGLEIPKRP, encoded by the coding sequence ATGCCCGACCTTTCCGCCTTTCCGATCACCGCGCGGTGGCCGGCAAAATATCCGAACCGCCTTCAGCTCTATTCGCTGCCGACGCCAAACGGCGTCAAGGTATCGATCGCGCTGGAGGAGATCGGGCTGCCTTACGAAGTGCATCTGGTCGACTTCAACAAAGACGACCAGAAGACGGCGGAATTCCTGTCGCTGAACCCTAACGGCAAAATCCCCGCCATCCTCGATCCGGACGGACCGGGCGGCAAGCCGCTCGGGTTGTTCGAATCCGGTGCGATCCTGGAATATCTCGCTGAGAAAACCGGAAAGCTGCTGCCTGCGGATGCGGCCCGCCGATATGGAACCATCCAATGGGTGCACTTCCAGATGGGTGGGATCGGACCGATGTTTGGTCAGGTCGGCTACTTCCACAAATTCGCCGGCAAAGAGATCGCCGACAAACGGCCGCTTGAGCGCTATGTCGCCGAATCCAGGCGTTTGCTTGCAGTGATGGAGCAGCACCTCGCTAGACGGCAGTGGTTCATGGATGACGACTTCACGATTGCCGATATTTCGATGCTCGGCTGGGTACGCAATTTGATCGGCTTTTACGGCGCGCGCGAACTCGTCGGGTTCGACGGCTTCAAGAGCGTCTCGGCCTGGCTCGATCGCGGCCTTGCGCGCCCTGCCGTGCAACGCGGGCTTGAAATCCCGAAGCGGCCGTGA
- a CDS encoding GNAT family N-acetyltransferase, which translates to MDLQKAQRPMPASGISMHPLDHPVWHALTTRQAALAEGGALARRYPSDIAPFADMPEISAQNFAALAALMSPSDFVVLFTPDPVTVPAEFKTLLAKTGEQMIGMPAETSGRAADIVTLGADDVPAMMELTKLTNPGPFAARTRELGTFLGVKVGGRLVAMAGERMKPANFTEITAVCVHPDHRGRGYAQMLLGAVARQISARGEIPFLHVFSDNDSAIALYRRQGMEIRRRLYVTVLGRAD; encoded by the coding sequence ATGGATCTGCAGAAGGCACAGCGCCCCATGCCTGCTTCCGGCATCTCGATGCATCCGCTTGATCATCCCGTCTGGCACGCGCTGACCACGCGGCAGGCCGCGCTGGCCGAAGGCGGCGCGCTGGCGCGGCGCTACCCCTCCGACATCGCGCCGTTCGCGGACATGCCGGAGATATCAGCGCAAAATTTCGCGGCGCTCGCCGCACTGATGTCGCCATCCGATTTTGTCGTGCTGTTCACGCCGGATCCGGTGACCGTTCCGGCGGAGTTCAAAACCCTGCTCGCCAAGACCGGCGAGCAAATGATAGGGATGCCCGCCGAAACCTCAGGCCGCGCCGCCGACATCGTCACGCTCGGCGCCGATGACGTTCCGGCGATGATGGAGCTGACAAAACTCACCAATCCCGGTCCGTTCGCCGCGCGCACCCGCGAATTGGGGACGTTTCTCGGCGTCAAGGTCGGCGGCAGGCTGGTGGCGATGGCGGGCGAACGCATGAAGCCGGCCAATTTCACCGAGATCACGGCGGTCTGCGTCCACCCCGACCATCGCGGCCGCGGTTACGCGCAGATGCTGCTCGGGGCCGTCGCGCGGCAGATTTCGGCGCGCGGCGAAATTCCGTTCCTGCATGTGTTTTCCGATAATGACAGCGCGATTGCGCTGTATCGGCGGCAGGGAATGGAAATCCGGCGCCGCCTGTACGTGACCGTGTTGGGGAGGGCTGATTGA
- a CDS encoding ArsC family reductase: MPITIYGIKNCDTMKKARAWLDGHGVPYSFHDYKSEGIAKDKLKVWSDEVGWETLLNRAGTTFRKLPDGDKEGLNERKALALMLAQPSMIKRPVLEFGGKLLVGFKPEIYEKEVKPSGATRKR, from the coding sequence TTGCCAATTACGATCTACGGCATCAAGAATTGCGACACCATGAAGAAGGCGCGCGCCTGGCTCGACGGCCACGGCGTGCCCTACAGTTTTCATGACTACAAGAGTGAAGGCATCGCCAAGGACAAGCTGAAAGTCTGGAGCGATGAGGTCGGCTGGGAGACCCTGCTCAATCGCGCCGGCACCACCTTCCGCAAATTGCCCGACGGTGACAAGGAGGGCCTCAACGAGCGCAAGGCGCTCGCCTTGATGCTGGCGCAGCCCTCGATGATCAAGCGGCCGGTGCTCGAATTCGGTGGCAAATTGCTGGTCGGTTTCAAGCCGGAAATCTATGAGAAGGAAGTCAAGCCTTCGGGCGCGACGCGGAAACGCTAG
- a CDS encoding ABC transporter ATP-binding protein encodes MADEFILETRGLTKEFAGFFAVRDVDLRVRRGSIHALIGPNGAGKTTCFNLLTKFLTPSAGQILYKGQDISATAPADVARLGLVRSFQISAVFPHLTALENVRVALQRQHGHSFDFWRSKSVLDRFNGRALELLDDVGLSEFAKTPAVEMPYGRKRALEIATTLALDPEMMLLDEPMAGMGHEDIDKIAALIKRISAKYTILMVEHNLNVVANLSDIITVLTRGQVLAEGNYTELTKDERVKEAYLGAGHG; translated from the coding sequence TTGGCTGACGAGTTCATTCTCGAGACCCGCGGATTGACCAAGGAATTCGCGGGGTTTTTCGCTGTTCGCGATGTCGATCTTCGGGTCCGCCGCGGCAGCATTCACGCGCTGATCGGTCCGAACGGGGCCGGCAAGACCACGTGCTTCAACCTGTTGACCAAGTTCCTGACGCCCTCGGCCGGCCAGATCCTGTACAAGGGACAGGACATCTCGGCGACGGCGCCGGCCGACGTGGCGCGCCTTGGCCTGGTGCGCTCATTCCAGATTTCGGCGGTGTTTCCGCATCTGACCGCGCTCGAAAATGTCAGGGTCGCGCTGCAGCGCCAGCACGGGCATTCGTTCGATTTCTGGCGTTCCAAATCGGTGCTCGACCGCTTCAACGGCCGCGCCCTCGAGCTGCTCGACGATGTCGGCTTGAGCGAGTTCGCCAAGACACCGGCGGTCGAAATGCCCTATGGCCGCAAGCGCGCGCTTGAAATCGCGACCACGCTGGCGCTCGACCCGGAAATGATGCTGCTCGACGAGCCGATGGCCGGGATGGGGCACGAGGACATCGACAAGATCGCCGCCCTGATCAAGCGCATCTCGGCCAAATACACCATCCTGATGGTCGAACATAATCTCAACGTCGTGGCCAACCTGTCCGACATCATCACCGTATTGACGCGCGGCCAGGTGCTGGCGGAAGGCAATTATACCGAGTTGACCAAGGACGAGCGCGTCAAGGAAGCCTATCTGGGAGCGGGGCATGGCTGA
- a CDS encoding ABC transporter ATP-binding protein has protein sequence MAGAATIPTPASGAAPVLAVQDLQAWYGESHILHGVNFNVNAGEVVTLLGRNGAGKTTTLKSVMGIIGKRTGSVRFDGQEIIRASSDRIARMGIAFCPEERGIFASLDVRENLLLPPIVRPGGLSLDQIFDLFPNLKERLNSQGTKLSGGEQQMLAIARILRTGARFLMLDEPTEGLAPVIIQQIGHTIARLKKEGFTILLVEQNFRFAATVADRYYIVEHGKVIDGFANADLQANMDKLHTYLGV, from the coding sequence ATGGCCGGCGCCGCGACAATACCGACACCGGCGTCAGGCGCTGCGCCGGTGCTGGCGGTGCAGGACCTGCAGGCCTGGTACGGCGAGTCCCACATCCTTCACGGCGTCAACTTCAACGTGAATGCCGGCGAGGTCGTCACCTTGCTCGGCCGCAACGGCGCCGGCAAGACTACCACGCTGAAGTCGGTAATGGGGATCATCGGCAAGCGCACCGGCTCGGTCCGTTTCGACGGCCAGGAGATCATCCGCGCGTCTTCAGACCGGATCGCGCGCATGGGCATCGCGTTTTGCCCGGAGGAGCGGGGGATTTTCGCCAGCCTCGACGTCCGCGAAAACCTGCTGTTGCCGCCGATCGTGCGCCCCGGCGGCCTGTCGCTGGACCAGATCTTCGATCTCTTCCCCAATCTCAAGGAGCGGCTCAACAGCCAGGGCACCAAATTGTCCGGCGGCGAGCAGCAGATGCTGGCGATTGCGCGAATCCTGCGGACAGGCGCGCGGTTCCTGATGCTGGACGAGCCGACCGAGGGGCTGGCGCCGGTCATCATCCAGCAGATCGGCCACACCATCGCGCGGCTCAAGAAGGAAGGTTTTACGATTCTTCTGGTCGAGCAGAATTTCCGCTTCGCGGCCACCGTGGCCGACCGCTACTACATCGTCGAGCATGGCAAGGTGATCGACGGCTTCGCCAACGCCGATCTGCAGGCCAATATGGACAAACTGCACACCTATCTCGGCGTCTGA
- a CDS encoding branched-chain amino acid ABC transporter permease, translating into MQALYAQLLVGLINGSFYALLSLGLAVIFGMLNIINFAHGAVYMMGAFVAYFLLNVAGIGYWPALIIAPIVVGIFGMILERTMLQWLAGLDHLYGLLLTFGLALIIQGVFQNYFGSSGLPYSIPDELKGGMNLGFMYLPIYRGWVVIFSLIVCIGTWYLIERTRLGAYLRAATENPTLVRAFGINVPRMITLTYGLGVGLAALAGVLSAPINQVRPLMGENVIIVVFAVVVIGGMGSIMGSIITGFALGVIEGLTKYFYPEASNTVVFVLMVLVLLVKPTGLTGRAA; encoded by the coding sequence ATGCAAGCTCTCTACGCACAGCTCTTGGTGGGACTGATCAACGGCTCGTTTTACGCGCTGCTCAGTCTCGGGCTCGCCGTGATCTTCGGCATGCTCAACATCATCAATTTCGCCCATGGCGCGGTCTACATGATGGGCGCCTTCGTTGCCTATTTCCTGTTGAACGTAGCGGGCATCGGCTATTGGCCGGCGCTGATCATCGCGCCCATCGTGGTCGGCATCTTCGGCATGATCCTGGAGCGGACCATGCTGCAATGGCTTGCCGGCCTCGATCATCTCTACGGACTGTTGCTCACCTTCGGGCTGGCGCTGATCATTCAGGGCGTATTCCAGAATTACTTCGGCTCGTCCGGTTTGCCTTATTCGATCCCGGACGAACTGAAGGGCGGCATGAATCTCGGCTTCATGTACCTGCCGATCTATCGTGGCTGGGTGGTGATCTTTTCGCTGATCGTCTGTATTGGAACCTGGTATCTGATCGAACGCACCCGGCTCGGAGCCTATCTGCGCGCGGCGACCGAAAACCCGACCCTGGTCCGCGCCTTCGGCATCAACGTGCCGCGCATGATCACCCTGACCTACGGGCTTGGCGTCGGTCTTGCCGCGCTGGCCGGGGTGCTGTCGGCGCCGATCAACCAGGTGCGGCCGCTGATGGGTGAAAATGTCATCATCGTGGTGTTCGCGGTGGTGGTGATCGGCGGCATGGGTTCGATCATGGGATCGATCATCACCGGCTTTGCGCTCGGGGTGATCGAGGGTTTGACGAAATACTTTTATCCGGAGGCTTCCAACACCGTGGTGTTTGTTCTCATGGTGCTGGTGCTGCTGGTGAAGCCTACAGGATTGACAGGACGGGCGGCCTAA
- a CDS encoding branched-chain amino acid ABC transporter permease, which yields MTAMTDDSIPVTPRAIHDEMIAFGIMAALLLIVPLTGIYPFFVMQALCFALLACAFNLLIGYGGLLSFGHAMFLGTAGYCTAHALKVWGLSPELGILVGTAGAAALAVITGLIAIRRQGIYFAMITLALSQLLYFIYLQAPFTHGEDGIQGIPQGRLFGIFNLSNPTILYYVILAGFLFGFLVIFRTINSPFGEVLKAIRENEPRAISLGYKTDQYKLLAFILSGTLAGLAGALKVFVAQNASLTDVEVGMSGQIVLMTLVGGLGTVFGPVVGAFIIVAMQQYLSGLGQWVTVIQGTVFVVCVLTFRRGIIGEIAHYFRRSL from the coding sequence ATGACGGCGATGACCGACGATTCGATTCCGGTGACCCCACGCGCCATCCACGACGAGATGATCGCGTTCGGTATCATGGCCGCGCTGCTGCTGATAGTGCCGTTGACCGGCATCTATCCATTCTTCGTCATGCAGGCGCTGTGCTTTGCGCTGCTCGCCTGCGCTTTCAACCTCCTGATCGGTTACGGCGGTTTGCTGTCATTCGGCCACGCGATGTTCCTGGGCACAGCCGGTTATTGCACGGCGCACGCGCTGAAAGTGTGGGGGCTGTCGCCCGAACTCGGAATCCTGGTCGGCACCGCCGGCGCCGCGGCGCTGGCCGTGATCACCGGCCTTATAGCAATTCGCCGCCAGGGCATCTATTTCGCGATGATCACGCTGGCGCTGTCGCAGCTTCTGTACTTCATCTACCTGCAGGCGCCGTTTACCCACGGCGAAGACGGCATTCAGGGCATCCCGCAGGGCCGCCTGTTCGGGATTTTCAATCTCTCCAACCCGACCATCCTCTATTACGTCATCCTCGCCGGCTTCCTGTTCGGTTTTCTGGTGATTTTCCGCACCATCAACTCTCCGTTCGGCGAGGTGCTGAAGGCGATACGCGAGAACGAGCCGCGCGCGATATCGCTCGGCTACAAGACGGATCAGTACAAGCTGCTCGCCTTTATCCTGTCGGGAACGCTGGCAGGATTGGCCGGCGCGCTGAAGGTGTTTGTCGCGCAAAATGCGTCGCTGACGGACGTCGAAGTGGGCATGTCAGGGCAAATCGTGCTGATGACGCTGGTCGGCGGTCTCGGCACCGTGTTTGGCCCGGTGGTTGGCGCTTTCATTATTGTCGCCATGCAACAATACCTGTCCGGTCTCGGGCAATGGGTGACGGTGATCCAGGGCACGGTGTTCGTGGTCTGCGTGCTGACGTTCCGCCGCGGCATCATCGGCGAGATCGCGCATTATTTCCGCCGATCGCTCTGA
- a CDS encoding DUF47 domain-containing protein, whose translation MLRWFRAFLPREERFFELFARHSQTCVQGALALQGMLRGGAETPVYCQRVNQFENDADNITREVLTAVRRTFITPFDRGDIKNLITAMDDAIDQMQQTAKAVILFEVRTFEPPMREMGTLLVECANLVDRALPLLQSIGDNVAMLTAITEELTKLEGRVDDLHDIGLKELFLKHRNANTMDFIVGAEIYDHLEKVADRFDDVANEINSIVIEQV comes from the coding sequence ATGCTGCGTTGGTTTCGCGCGTTTCTACCCAGAGAGGAGCGGTTTTTCGAGCTGTTCGCCCGGCACTCCCAGACCTGCGTGCAGGGCGCGCTCGCCTTGCAGGGCATGTTGCGCGGTGGCGCGGAAACCCCGGTCTACTGCCAGCGCGTCAACCAGTTCGAAAACGACGCCGACAACATCACCCGCGAGGTACTGACCGCGGTGCGCCGCACCTTCATCACCCCGTTCGACCGCGGCGACATCAAGAACCTGATCACCGCGATGGATGATGCCATCGACCAGATGCAGCAGACCGCCAAGGCCGTGATCCTGTTCGAGGTTCGCACCTTCGAGCCGCCGATGCGCGAAATGGGGACGCTGCTCGTGGAATGCGCCAATCTGGTCGACCGCGCGCTGCCGCTGCTGCAGTCGATCGGCGACAATGTCGCTATGCTGACAGCGATCACCGAGGAACTGACCAAGCTCGAAGGCAGGGTCGACGATCTCCACGACATCGGGCTGAAGGAACTGTTCCTCAAGCACCGTAATGCCAACACCATGGATTTCATCGTCGGCGCCGAGATCTACGACCATCTCGAGAAAGTCGCCGACCGTTTCGACGACGTCGCCAATGAGATCAACAGCATCGTGATCGAACAGGTATAG
- a CDS encoding inorganic phosphate transporter, whose product MDAAIGLPILVGLIAVALLFDFLNGLHDAANSIATIVSTRVLRPHYAVFWAAFFNFVAFTVFGLNVARTIGTGIVEPSVIDTQVIFAALIGAIVWNLITWALGIPSSSSHALIGGLVGGGMAKAGLSAAVWSGLSKTLVAIVLSPVVGFLLAMVLVAIVSWASVRSTPFAVDRAFRILQFASASLYSLGHGGNDAQKTMGIIAVLLYSQGQLGTEFLVPFWVVLACQAAMALGTLMGGWRIVRTMGLRITKLTPMQGFCAETGGAATLFMATFLGVPVSTTHTITGAIVGVGAARRVSAVRWNVASSIVYAWIITIPASAGVAALAYWGVKLLHFH is encoded by the coding sequence TTGGACGCCGCGATTGGTCTTCCTATCCTGGTCGGATTGATTGCGGTCGCGCTGCTGTTCGACTTCCTCAACGGATTGCACGACGCCGCCAACTCGATCGCGACCATCGTCTCCACCCGGGTACTGCGGCCGCATTACGCGGTGTTCTGGGCGGCGTTCTTCAATTTCGTCGCCTTCACGGTGTTCGGGCTCAACGTCGCCCGCACCATCGGCACCGGCATCGTCGAACCCAGCGTGATCGACACGCAGGTGATTTTTGCGGCTCTCATCGGCGCTATCGTCTGGAACCTGATCACGTGGGCGCTGGGTATCCCGTCCTCCAGTTCGCACGCCTTGATCGGAGGACTGGTCGGCGGCGGCATGGCCAAGGCCGGACTTTCGGCGGCGGTCTGGAGCGGGCTTTCCAAGACCCTGGTCGCAATCGTGCTGTCGCCGGTGGTGGGATTCCTGCTGGCGATGGTGCTGGTCGCGATCGTGTCCTGGGCCTCGGTGCGCTCCACGCCGTTCGCGGTCGACCGCGCCTTCCGCATCCTGCAATTCGCCTCGGCGTCGCTGTATTCGCTCGGCCATGGCGGCAACGACGCGCAGAAGACCATGGGCATTATCGCGGTGCTGCTGTATTCGCAGGGCCAGCTTGGCACCGAGTTCCTCGTCCCCTTCTGGGTCGTGCTGGCGTGCCAGGCGGCGATGGCGCTGGGCACCCTGATGGGCGGCTGGCGGATCGTCCGCACCATGGGCCTGCGGATTACCAAGCTGACGCCGATGCAGGGATTTTGCGCCGAGACCGGCGGAGCCGCGACCTTGTTCATGGCGACTTTTCTCGGCGTTCCCGTCTCGACCACCCATACCATCACCGGCGCCATCGTCGGCGTCGGCGCGGCGCGGCGGGTCTCGGCGGTGCGCTGGAACGTGGCAAGTTCGATCGTCTATGCCTGGATCATCACCATTCCGGCTTCCGCCGGCGTCGCCGCGCTGGCGTATTGGGGGGTGAAGCTGCTGCATTTCCACTGA